One segment of Pseudobythopirellula maris DNA contains the following:
- a CDS encoding DUF1559 domain-containing protein, which translates to MSKSTQRGFTLVELLVVIAIIGILVALLLPAVQSAREAARRSQCLNNCKQLGLAVHMYHDATKHLPPSRIDPNGRMTWAAVILPYMEAGNIADLMDINDVFDNQSQQFRFAPVATFLCPSRSHEPSLNYLDSEQIPNLVSPTGAPVTVTGSGSEKGIRGDYACISSTWRHAKGKYPEYLDGAIVQRKEVGDRFVDRLSLSKISDGTSNTLMLGENSNWMSLSVSIYNGDFNPGSILGTAAPTHVFSLFPGGTRGVPSDLRNSIQGGGIAQDKWQYQSDDCDPDASGGCRAWFGSDHVGIVNVTLCDGSSRSMKKDADLAFLEDFVTRAGEEVVNTSDL; encoded by the coding sequence ATGTCAAAATCGACCCAAAGGGGCTTCACGCTGGTGGAGCTGCTAGTGGTGATCGCCATTATCGGCATCTTGGTGGCGTTGCTGTTGCCGGCCGTGCAGTCGGCACGCGAGGCCGCTCGACGCTCGCAGTGCTTGAACAACTGCAAGCAGCTGGGGCTGGCGGTGCACATGTACCACGACGCGACTAAACACTTGCCCCCGAGCCGGATCGATCCGAATGGTCGAATGACATGGGCCGCCGTGATCTTGCCCTACATGGAGGCTGGTAATATCGCCGATCTGATGGACATCAACGACGTGTTCGATAACCAATCCCAGCAGTTCCGATTCGCGCCGGTCGCAACTTTCTTGTGCCCGTCCCGGTCGCATGAACCGTCTCTGAATTATCTCGATAGCGAGCAAATCCCCAACCTGGTCAGCCCAACGGGAGCACCTGTCACTGTCACTGGCAGCGGCTCGGAGAAGGGGATCCGTGGTGATTACGCGTGTATTAGTAGCACGTGGCGTCATGCGAAAGGGAAGTACCCAGAGTACCTCGACGGCGCGATTGTTCAGCGTAAGGAAGTAGGAGACCGTTTTGTAGATCGCCTTTCGCTGTCGAAGATCAGCGACGGCACCTCGAACACACTTATGCTGGGCGAGAACTCCAATTGGATGTCACTCAGCGTGTCAATCTACAACGGCGACTTCAACCCGGGGTCGATCTTGGGCACCGCTGCTCCCACACATGTTTTTTCACTCTTCCCCGGCGGAACGCGTGGCGTTCCCTCGGATCTGAGAAATTCCATCCAGGGCGGTGGGATTGCCCAGGATAAGTGGCAGTACCAGTCGGATGATTGTGACCCTGACGCCAGCGGTGGTTGCCGTGCGTGGTTTGGTAGTGATCACGTGGGGATCGTGAACGTCACGCTCTGCGACGGCAGTAGCCGATCGATGAAGAAGGACGCCGACCTAGCTTTCCTTGAGGATTTCGTCACCCGCGCGGGGGAAGAAGTCGTTAACACCAGTGACCTATGA
- a CDS encoding EF-hand domain-containing protein produces the protein MKLTPAVFCLMGCLIALAPTGARADILAYEGFDYPEGNLIGQNGGYGWDGGWSSGGDAVVVAGSLAYNDGSTDLPTFGNHALIGGASGSASPVRNMTSNLGLEAGTYWMSFIGERQTPHETAADNFTRAAIFQARLGGTEQFSVGKSTRSDVEEWGVYSGIDIDGTSDYSDISQSELVFSLIKVDIVGGDDGVMDDSLSVWFNPILDPMAALGAPDVSNVGVDDYQFDGFRVFTGGSNASGLYAQMAIDEIRIGTEREDVVTSFIFKEGDTNGDGVVNATDLTPIRTNYRQMVDFRSEGDLNGDGQVTFTDFRQFKTGLLAEGGSLSELNISFLSVPEPATWCLAAIAGLLLSRRGVKSLQ, from the coding sequence ATGAAATTGACACCTGCTGTCTTTTGTCTCATGGGCTGCCTGATCGCCTTGGCCCCCACGGGCGCCCGGGCCGACATCCTCGCCTACGAGGGGTTTGATTATCCCGAAGGAAACCTCATCGGCCAGAACGGCGGCTACGGCTGGGATGGCGGCTGGAGCAGCGGCGGCGACGCCGTGGTTGTCGCCGGCAGCCTAGCCTACAACGACGGCTCGACCGACCTGCCGACCTTCGGCAACCATGCCTTGATCGGTGGTGCAAGCGGCTCGGCCTCGCCGGTCCGGAACATGACTTCCAATCTCGGTCTCGAGGCTGGCACCTACTGGATGAGCTTTATCGGTGAGCGGCAAACGCCGCACGAAACCGCGGCCGACAACTTCACGCGAGCCGCCATCTTTCAAGCGCGACTCGGTGGAACCGAGCAATTCAGCGTCGGCAAGTCCACGCGATCGGATGTGGAAGAGTGGGGCGTTTACAGCGGGATCGATATCGATGGCACTTCGGACTACTCCGACATCTCACAATCGGAATTGGTGTTCTCTTTGATCAAGGTGGACATCGTCGGCGGCGATGACGGCGTGATGGACGATTCGCTCAGCGTGTGGTTCAACCCCATACTCGATCCGATGGCGGCTCTCGGCGCTCCTGACGTATCGAACGTCGGCGTCGATGACTACCAATTCGATGGGTTCCGCGTCTTCACGGGTGGCTCAAACGCTTCGGGCCTTTACGCCCAAATGGCGATCGACGAGATCCGCATCGGCACCGAACGCGAAGATGTGGTGACCTCCTTTATCTTCAAGGAAGGCGACACCAACGGCGATGGCGTGGTCAATGCGACGGACCTGACTCCCATCAGGACGAACTACCGCCAGATGGTTGACTTCCGCAGCGAGGGCGACCTGAACGGAGATGGCCAGGTGACTTTCACCGACTTTCGACAGTTCAAGACCGGTCTGCTCGCCGAAGGGGGTTCGCTCTCGGAACTGAACATCAGCTTCCTCAGCGTGCCCGAGCCAGCCACATGGTGCCTCGCAGCAATCGCTGGTTTATTGCTCAGCCGGCGCGGCGTGAAGTCTTTGCAGTAA
- a CDS encoding PEP-CTERM sorting domain-containing protein, whose product MIGRYIKLSACAAALAATLAMTNDASAELLAYEGFDYDPGALSGQNGGDGWGGSWGAGEVVSGSLGYGSLTTTGNSALFEGSNSYRLLDDAYGAGTYYISFVGLRQSPHATLDENVIRASSFQIHHSTGDERLGAGKTTTASPDVKYNWAAFSDGSGDFLEESSTPITEQAFILLEVVVADDTNGEGPGVSSDVARMWVNPSLDGPLGVADVELNQADGNNHDYLFNQIRVFAGGSNSAGPAAFFAIDEIRIGTTLGDVTPVVPEPTTAMLGLLAAVAGLVARRR is encoded by the coding sequence ATGATAGGACGTTACATCAAACTGTCGGCATGCGCTGCGGCGCTCGCCGCCACGCTGGCCATGACCAACGACGCCTCGGCCGAGTTGCTCGCTTACGAAGGGTTCGACTACGATCCGGGCGCGCTGAGCGGTCAGAACGGCGGCGATGGCTGGGGCGGCTCCTGGGGCGCCGGTGAAGTTGTCTCGGGAAGCCTCGGTTACGGCTCGCTGACGACCACCGGCAACTCGGCCCTTTTCGAGGGCTCGAACTCTTACCGCCTGCTCGACGACGCTTACGGCGCTGGTACTTACTACATCAGCTTCGTCGGTCTGCGCCAGTCGCCGCACGCCACGCTCGATGAGAACGTGATCCGCGCCAGCAGCTTCCAGATTCACCACAGCACGGGCGACGAGCGTCTCGGCGCCGGCAAGACCACGACCGCTTCGCCGGACGTGAAGTACAACTGGGCGGCGTTCTCGGACGGCTCGGGCGACTTCCTTGAGGAGTCGAGCACGCCGATCACCGAGCAGGCCTTCATTCTGCTCGAGGTCGTTGTCGCCGACGACACGAACGGCGAGGGCCCGGGCGTCAGCAGCGACGTGGCCCGCATGTGGGTCAACCCGAGCCTCGACGGACCGCTCGGCGTCGCCGACGTGGAGTTGAACCAAGCGGATGGCAACAACCACGACTACCTGTTCAACCAGATCCGCGTGTTCGCGGGTGGTTCGAATAGCGCCGGTCCGGCCGCCTTCTTCGCTATCGACGAGATCCGCATCGGTACGACGCTCGGAGACGTCACCCCCGTGGTGCCCGAGCCGACGACCGCCATGCTCGGCCTGCTGGCCGCTGTGGCCGGTTTGGTCGCCCGTCGTCGCTGA
- a CDS encoding PEP-CTERM sorting domain-containing protein (PEP-CTERM proteins occur, often in large numbers, in the proteomes of bacteria that also encode an exosortase, a predicted intramembrane cysteine proteinase. The presence of a PEP-CTERM domain at a protein's C-terminus predicts cleavage within the sorting domain, followed by covalent anchoring to some some component of the (usually Gram-negative) cell surface. Many PEP-CTERM proteins exhibit an unusual sequence composition that includes large numbers of potential glycosylation sites. Expression of one such protein has been shown restore the ability of a bacterium to form floc, a type of biofilm.) → MTINWQNSLFTAGTRALVFAIATLFMASIAHATVTVTDPTATLPDPMGEDVSVYTHNPYDEGKSTAARNIATTGDGQRNLRQTFQLSDTINVGEIILSLHVERPSDGLNLRIYEVEDIAAASWSPSGAPIYQFSFEELINTTDWMSIAFSGGDVFTLEQRDTGTQGYGFEFSDAQNANGANLGAIRYNNDGMDAYAAGSWYPEGGGREASRDMGLYIIGTAAESGLPGDVDGSGVIDLADLQLIADHFRQGVSSRAEGDLTNDGFVDFDDFDQWKQNYGGSLAEVNLNFLSVPEPAALSLLFAMAGLLTLLRRSR, encoded by the coding sequence ATGACCATCAACTGGCAAAACTCCTTGTTCACGGCTGGGACGCGGGCGCTTGTATTCGCCATCGCAACGCTTTTCATGGCGTCTATCGCTCATGCGACCGTCACGGTCACCGACCCCACCGCGACGTTGCCCGACCCGATGGGCGAAGACGTGTCGGTTTACACCCACAACCCTTACGACGAGGGTAAAAGCACTGCCGCACGCAATATCGCCACGACGGGCGATGGCCAGCGCAACCTCCGGCAGACCTTCCAATTGAGCGACACGATCAACGTGGGAGAGATCATCCTGTCGCTCCACGTCGAAAGGCCGTCCGATGGTCTGAATCTTCGCATCTACGAAGTGGAGGATATCGCGGCGGCGTCTTGGAGCCCTTCGGGCGCGCCGATCTACCAATTCAGCTTCGAAGAGCTCATCAACACAACGGACTGGATGAGCATCGCGTTCTCCGGCGGTGATGTCTTCACGCTCGAGCAGCGCGACACGGGCACCCAAGGCTACGGTTTTGAGTTCTCCGACGCACAGAACGCCAACGGCGCCAACCTGGGCGCCATTCGTTACAACAACGACGGCATGGACGCTTACGCCGCAGGATCATGGTACCCCGAGGGGGGTGGGAGAGAAGCTTCGCGTGACATGGGTCTCTACATCATCGGCACGGCTGCGGAGTCGGGCCTTCCCGGCGATGTCGACGGAAGCGGCGTCATCGACCTTGCTGACCTGCAACTCATCGCCGATCACTTCCGTCAGGGAGTCTCCTCACGTGCGGAGGGAGACCTCACCAACGACGGGTTTGTGGACTTTGACGACTTCGACCAGTGGAAACAGAATTACGGCGGCTCGCTCGCTGAGGTGAACCTCAATTTCCTCAGTGTCCCAGAGCCGGCCGCCCTGTCGCTGCTGTTTGCCATGGCTGGCTTGCTGACCTTGCTGCGTCGCAGCCGCTGA